In one window of Hevea brasiliensis isolate MT/VB/25A 57/8 chromosome 10, ASM3005281v1, whole genome shotgun sequence DNA:
- the LOC110660537 gene encoding protein VASCULATURE COMPLEXITY AND CONNECTIVITY, which yields MVKFGGVVICLLIVAIDVVAGILGIQAQIAQNKVKNLRLWIFECKEPSHDAFTLGLAAAALLGIAHVIANLLGGCICICSQEQLQRASPNKQLSVACFIFSWIILAVGLSMLVIGASSNNKSRASCGFSYRRFLSTGGILCFVHGLFCVAYYVCATAAFTKEEKSGGA from the exons ATGGTCAAATTTGGAGGTGTTGTCATTTGTCTCTTGATTGTTGCAATAGATGTGGTTGCTGGGATTCTTGGCATCCAAGCACAAATTGCACAAAACAAG GTTAAGAACTTGAGGTTGTGGATATTTGAGTGTAAAGAGCCAAGTCATGATGCTTTCACGCTAGGGTTAGCAGCTGCAGCACTATTGGGTATAGCTCATGTTATTGCTAATTTGCTTGGTGGGTGCATTTGTATTTGTTCTCAAGAGCAGCTTCAAAGAGCTTCTCCTAACAAGCAGCTTTCTGTGGCTTGCTTCATTTTCTCTTG GATCATATTAGCCGTTGGTTTGTCCATGTTGGTTATTGGAGCTTCGTCAAATAACAAGTCAAGGGCTTCCTGTGGTTTCTCATACCGTCGTTTTCTATCTACTGGAGGCATTTTATGCTTTGTTCATGGGCTGTTCTGTGTTGCATATTATGTTTGTGCCACTGCTGCTTTCACCAAAGAAGAAAAATCTGGTGGTGCTTAA